One stretch of Vicinamibacteria bacterium DNA includes these proteins:
- a CDS encoding PilZ domain-containing protein — MTSDRRGAPRGEVEVPVRVRRGECSFAAQLKSLSRLGALIETTEAFPVGTPLQVVLELPGTGGETLVRGEVVRVTHVEGAHRLAIFFAPLPPFTLARIESFVALHSPG; from the coding sequence ATGACCAGCGACCGCCGCGGAGCCCCCCGAGGAGAGGTCGAGGTGCCAGTCCGTGTTCGGCGAGGGGAGTGCTCGTTCGCCGCACAACTCAAATCACTGTCCCGCCTAGGCGCTCTCATCGAGACGACGGAGGCCTTTCCCGTCGGCACGCCCCTTCAGGTAGTTCTGGAGCTGCCCGGAACGGGCGGGGAGACACTCGTGCGGGGCGAGGTCGTTAGGGTCACGCACGTCGAAGGCGCGCACAGACTGGCCATCTTCTTTGCCCCGTTGCCTCCGTTCACGCTGGCTCGGATCGAATCCTTCGTGGCACTCCATTCGCCAGGCTAG
- a CDS encoding LysE family translocator — translation MSLFVVAAFILLMTPGPAVTYIVARSLSQGRTAGLVSSLGIGLGGLLHVTAAALGLSAIIASSALAFSVLKYAGAAYLIWLGLQKLLSAGTEVAEAAPARESLRRIFWQGAVVNALNPKAALFFLAFLPQFVNPQGSLVPQVLFLGMTFVTMAIVTDSAWALAASTAAVWLKGRTGLARSGRYLAGSTYITLGLATALSGSRHD, via the coding sequence ATGAGTCTGTTCGTGGTTGCAGCCTTCATTCTCCTCATGACGCCGGGGCCAGCTGTCACGTATATCGTTGCTAGAAGCCTGAGCCAGGGTCGCACCGCGGGGCTTGTCTCGTCCCTCGGAATTGGCCTTGGCGGTCTCCTTCACGTGACCGCAGCCGCCTTGGGCCTTTCCGCGATCATCGCGTCGTCAGCGCTCGCCTTCAGTGTCTTGAAGTACGCGGGCGCCGCCTACTTGATTTGGCTAGGACTACAGAAACTCCTAAGCGCCGGCACTGAGGTTGCGGAGGCGGCTCCCGCCCGCGAGTCTCTTCGGCGAATCTTCTGGCAGGGCGCAGTTGTCAATGCTCTTAACCCAAAGGCGGCTCTGTTTTTCTTGGCCTTTCTTCCGCAGTTCGTTAACCCCCAAGGATCCCTGGTCCCCCAGGTACTTTTCTTGGGGATGACCTTCGTCACTATGGCGATTGTGACGGACTCGGCGTGGGCTCTCGCCGCCAGCACGGCCGCCGTCTGGCTGAAGGGTCGTACCGGCCTGGCTCGGTCGGGAAGGTACCTGGCCGGGTCGACCTACATCACTCTGGGCTTGGCAACCGCATTGTCGGGCTCAAGGCACGATTGA